GCGCAGGCAGCCAGCGTCAGTGCGGCTCCCGCAGCCCCAAGCCTGTTCCACAATGGCGCGGCCATGTCAGTGCAGGGCCGTAACGGCGTAACCCTTTTCCGCAATCTGCTCGGAAAGGTGCTCGATGTCGTAATCGGGAATCTGGTCAGCCTGGTCTTCCACTTCCAGCGCCCTCGCCTCCACTTGCCAATCGGTATTGGTCGCTTCGTTAGGAATGTCGCGGTCTTCGGGCACTGCGAGATAGGAAAACTTGCCGTCGCTCTCGGCTCGGCGGTAGATATCAAGGCGCATGATGAATCCTGTTGACGTTTGGGAGTCCCACTGTAAGGTGGCCCCTTCCCCTCGTCTGTTAGATGCCCCACTTAGATCCACTCGGGCGCCCCGCCAGGCCGCTCAGCGCCCCGGGTTGCCGCCCAGCACGCGGGCCGGCAGCATGACGATGGCGCGCAGGAATTCAAAGACGCCTCCCACGGCAATGCCCAGCAGACGGAACGGCAGCAGCACCAGCCACACCAGGGGATAGAGCAGCAAGGCCAGCAGCGCCAGGGGCCAGCACACAACCAGCAAGACCAGCCACAGCAGGAAACTCAACATCGCAGGCTCCAGTAAGTACGTGAAAGATGGCTTACTGTAGTGGCGCCGCGGCGCCCGGGCAATGTCCATGCGACCGGCTGCATCTAGCGCCGACCGGCGTAGCGAAATGCGGGATAAACGGGGGAGTTACTGCCCGACGCAAATGATCTTGGTCGCGTATTCGCGCGCATTC
This region of Massilia sp. PAMC28688 genomic DNA includes:
- a CDS encoding DUF6139 family protein, whose product is MRLDIYRRAESDGKFSYLAVPEDRDIPNEATNTDWQVEARALEVEDQADQIPDYDIEHLSEQIAEKGYAVTALH